In a single window of the Rhizobiaceae bacterium genome:
- a CDS encoding DUF736 domain-containing protein — protein MATIGTFKKTGSNEFTGEIVTLSVQAKGVRIVPDTRATGENAPSHRVLVGRAEIGAAWSKRSNEGRDYLGLKLDDPSFTAPIYANLFDDEDGEGYSLIWSRPNGRRGD, from the coding sequence ATGGCGACTATCGGCACTTTCAAGAAGACCGGCTCGAACGAGTTCACCGGCGAAATCGTCACCCTCAGCGTTCAGGCCAAGGGCGTGCGCATCGTCCCCGACACCCGCGCCACCGGCGAGAACGCCCCCAGCCACCGGGTCCTGGTCGGCCGCGCCGAGATCGGCGCCGCCTGGTCCAAGCGCTCCAACGAGGGACGCGACTATCTGGGCCTCAAGCTCGACGATCCGAGCTTCACCGCCCCGATCTACGCCAACCTCTTCGACGACGAGGACGGCGAAGGCTACTCGCTGATCTGGTCCCGCCCCAACGGGCGGCGCGGCGACTGA